From the Cyanobium sp. M30B3 genome, the window GCGCCTGGCATCGCCAGCCACACCCGGCCCTACCCGCCGATCACCGGCGAGGACGGCGTGGCCAATGTGGCGATGATGAACCTGGTGGTGCCGCGCCAGAGCGCCATGGCGGCCGAGGCGGTGAGCTTCGGCCTGTACCTCACCAATGCCGCCAACCAGCTGGCCTTCGCCCAGGAGGCCCGGGTGCTGCCCTCGGCCCGGGCCGCCCTGGCCCAGCTGGAGCAGGAGCTGGCCGGGGAGCAGGCCGGCGACCCGGCCTCCCGGCTGGTGGAGCAGGCCCGCCTGCTCTCGGCTCGCACCCTGGCGCGGGCGCGGGTGCTCGTGCCCGCCATCCCCGGCGTGAAGCGCCTGCAGGCGATCCTCTACACCCAGCTGCAGCGCGCGATGCTGGGTCAGGCCGACAGCGACCGGGCCCTGCAGACGGCTGCGGAGGAGTGGGATCGCTATGCCGCCGCCCGCTGGCCGCATGGAGGCGAGGCGAATTGATGATCGGGCGCTTAGCAGCGGCGATGGCTTTTGTCTGTTTCCGGAGAAATCCTTAAGCCTGCCCAGATCGACCGGCTGGAGAGCATTTGCGGGGATGACCGCAGGGCGGCCTGAGGGCTAGGGTTGTGAATCTTCACCCTGCCGGCCCTGCGCCCATGCCCTCTGCGGACATGTCGACCCCGCCGGCCGATCCCAAGGCCACCCTGCTGGTGGTGGACGACGAGGCCGCGGTGCGGCGGGTGCTGGTGATGCGTCTGCAGCTGGCGGGCTACCGGGTGATCTGCGCCGAGGACGGCGAAGAGGCCCTCACCCTGTTCCACCAGGAGCAGCCCGATCTGGTGGTGCTCGACGTGATGCTGCCCAAGCTGGACGGCTTCGCCGTCTGCCGCCGGCTGCGGGCCGAATCCTGTGTGCCGATCATCTTCCTGTCGGCGCTCGATGCCATCGCCGAGCGGGTGTCGGGCCTGGATCTGGGCGCCGACGACTATCTGCCCAAGCCCTTCAGCCCCAAGGAGCTCGAGGCGCGCATCGCCACCATCCTGCGCCGGGTGGGCCGGGGCTCGGCCAGCAATGAGCCGCGGGAGGTGCCCAGCGGCAGCGGGGTGCTGCGGCTGGGCGATCTGGTGGTGGATACCAACCGCCGTCAGGTCACCCGGGACGGCGAGCGCATCGCCCTCACCTACACCGAGTTCAGCCTGCTGGAGCTGCTGTTCCGCGAGCCGGGCCGCGTCGTGCCCCGGGCTGAGATCCTCGAGCAGCTCTGGGGCTATCCGCCGCGCCGCGCCGCCGACCTGCGCGTGGTGGACGTGTATGTGGCCCGCCTGCGCGGCAAGCTCGAGCCCGACCCCCGCAACCCCGAGCTGATCCTCACCGTGCGCGGCACCGGCTATGCCTCCCAGCGCATGGGCGACGTCGGCATGGCTGCCAGCGCCGCCGGCTGAAGCGTCCAGGGGTCTGGCCCCTGCACCGTGCTCCTGCAGGATGGCCGGGCTCTGAACTGATCCGGTCCCTTGTCTGAGCTGCGCGAGACCCGCCTGGAGAAAGGCACGGCCCTGGCGGCGCTGGGGCAGGGGCCCTATGCCCTGCGCTTCGAGCCCAGCCATCGCCACGCCGAGCTGCAGGCGGCCCACGCCGACCTGGCCAACGGCGAGGAGCGCGATCTGGCGGTGGCGGTGGCCGGCCGGGTGATGACCCGGCGGGTGATGGGCAAGCTGGCGTTCTTCACCCTGGCCGATGAGAGCGGCCCGATCCAGCTGTTTATCGAGAAGGCCACCCTGGCGGCCTCGATGCCGGATGATCCCGAGGCCTTCGCCCACCTCACCTCCCTGGTGGACGCCGGCGATCTGATCGGCGTGGAGGGCACCCTGCGTCGCACCGACCGCGGCGAGCTTTCGGTGAAGGTGCGGCGCTGGCAGATGCTCAGCAAATCCCTGCAGCCCCTGCCCGACAAGTGGCACGGCCTGGCGGATGTGGAGAAGCGCTACCGCCAGCGCTACCTCGATCTGATCGTGTCGCCCCACACCCGCGAGACCTTCCGGCGCCGTGCTCTGGCGGTGAGCACGATGCGCCGCTGGCTCGATGAGCGCGGCTTCCTGGAGATCGAAACCCCCGTGCTGCAGAGCACCCCCGGCGGTGCAGACGCCCGGCCGTTCGAGACCCACCACAACGCCCTCGACCTACCCCTCACCCTGCGCATCGCCACGGAACTGCACCTCAAGCGCCTGGTGGTGGGGGGTTTCGAGCGGGTGTACGAGCTGGGGCGGATCTTCCGCAACGAGGGGGTGAGCACCCGCCACAACCCCGAGTTCACCTCGGTGGAGATCTACCAGGCCTATGCCGACTACGGCGACATGCTGGAGCTCACCGAGCAGCTGATCGCCCACGTGTGCCAGCAGGTGTGCGGCTCCACCCGCATCACCTACCAGGGCACGGAGATCGACCTGGCGCCCCCCTGGCGGCGCGCCACCATGCACGAGCTGGTGCAGCAGGCCACCGGTCTGGATTTCAGTGCCTTCACGCGTCGCGAGCAGGCGGCTGCGGCCATGGCGGAGCGGGGCCTGGAGGTGCCGGCCCTGGCCGATTCGGTGGGCCGGCTGCTGGTGGAGGCCTTCGAGCAGCGGGTGGAGGCCGACCTGATCCAGCCCACCTTCGTGCTCGACTACCCGGTGGAGAACTCGCCCCTGGCGCGGGCCCACCGCAGCAAGCCGGGGCTGGTGGAGCGCTTCGAGCTGTTCATCGTGGGCCGTGAAACCGCCAACGCCTTCAGCGAACTGATCGATCCGGTGGATCAGCGCCAGCGCCTGGAGGCCCAGCAGGCCCGCAAGGCCGCCGGCGACGACGAGGCCCAGCAGGTGGACGACGACTTCCTCCACGCCCTGGAGGTGGGCATGCCCCCCACCGGCGGGCTGGGCATCGGCATCGACCGCCTGGTGATGCTGCTCACCGACAGTGCCTCGATCCGGGATGTGATCGCCTTTCCACTGCTCAGGCCGGAGGCGCGGGAAGCTGCCGGCGGGGGTTGAGGGGTGCAATGGGATAATGGTGTCGCTAGGCAATTTCCCCCATCAGGGGCAAGGATTCCATGAGCGGCGAGCGCGTCGGATTTCGCTTTCAGCACGCGGACGCGGTGGTGAAGCGCAACCCCCAGGGGCGCTCCCGCCGGGGCTGGGTGATGGAGCCGGTGGAGCAGACCACCAGCCGCGGCACCAAGATGCCCGCCTATCGCATCCGCTGGCGCGACAGTGAGCGCCCCGAGATCGTGCTCCAGCACATGCTGATCGCCGATCCCGACCCCACCCCGCCGCCGGAGGGGGTGAGCCTGGTGCCGCCGGCCCCCAAGGCCTGAGCAGCGTCCTGAGGGGCCCTCAGGTTCGGCTCTGTCGCCGGCGCAGCTGCTCCAGGTCCTGCTCCGACTCAAACCTCGACCAGGCCTGCTCCAGGTCCTCCATGGCGGCTTCGTCCCCCGCCTGGGCTGTCCCGGTTGAGCCACTGCGGTCGGGCTCAGCAGCTGCGGCCGTACGGCCCTTGCCGAGCTCCTCGAGCTCCTGCTCCACCTGGCGGTAGTCCTCCCCCAGCTGCCCCAGGGCCTGCCAGCGGTCGCGGCCCCGGGCCATCAGCTCGGCCAGATGGCCTTCGGCCCGTGCGGCCAGGGGCTCAGCTCCGGCCGAGCGAGCCCGTTGCACCCGCTCCTGCCACTGGCGGATCTCCCCAGCCAGCTTGAGCAGCTCGGCCCTGGCCCGCTCGGCGCCGGCCTGCAGCTCCAGGCGGCGGCGGCGCAGGCGCTGCAGCCGCTCGCGCTGCTCCTGCTGGCGCAGCAGCTGCTCCTGGGCCGGGTTGGCCTTCAGAAACGATTCCAGCTGTTGCTCCAGCTGCTGTTCCAGCACGCTGAACCAGTCGGTGGGGCTGCTCATGGCTGGCTCTGGGTCTGGCTGGGAAGCTCAGGGGCTCGCGTGATCAGGGGCGCCTCGATCTCCTCCTGCAGGGGGGTGATCGCCGCTTCGCGGGAGCGCAGCAGCAGCTGGGTGAGTCGGGCGATGCCGCCCTCGCCCAGGTTGTGCTCGGTGAGCTGCTCGAAGCTGGCGGCATAGAGCTGCTCCAGCTGGGCGATCAGGCCCTCGCGCAGGGCGCGGATGGCTTGGCGTTGCTCTTCCCTCGACATCGCGGCACTGGGATGGGGCTCAGGTGGAGTCTGCCTGGGCCAGCAGATGCAGGGACAGGTCGCCCTGGGCATCGCTCCAGCGGCGCAGCGGTTGCCAGCCCGCTGAGCGGGCCAGCTCCTCAAAGTCGGCCGGGCCGTACTTCACGCTGTATTCCGTGATCAGGGCCTCTCCGGCCTGGAACGGCCATTGGCGGCCCGCCAACCGCACCTGTTGGGGCCGGCAGCTCACCAGGGCCATGGCGATGCGGTTGTGCTCGGGCTGCCAGCGGGCCTCGTAGCGGAAGGCCTCCGGCTGGAAGCTGCCGTCCAGGTCGCGGTTCAGGCGCACCAGCAGGTTGCGG encodes:
- a CDS encoding response regulator, with translation MSTPPADPKATLLVVDDEAAVRRVLVMRLQLAGYRVICAEDGEEALTLFHQEQPDLVVLDVMLPKLDGFAVCRRLRAESCVPIIFLSALDAIAERVSGLDLGADDYLPKPFSPKELEARIATILRRVGRGSASNEPREVPSGSGVLRLGDLVVDTNRRQVTRDGERIALTYTEFSLLELLFREPGRVVPRAEILEQLWGYPPRRAADLRVVDVYVARLRGKLEPDPRNPELILTVRGTGYASQRMGDVGMAASAAG
- the lysS gene encoding lysine--tRNA ligase, whose translation is MSELRETRLEKGTALAALGQGPYALRFEPSHRHAELQAAHADLANGEERDLAVAVAGRVMTRRVMGKLAFFTLADESGPIQLFIEKATLAASMPDDPEAFAHLTSLVDAGDLIGVEGTLRRTDRGELSVKVRRWQMLSKSLQPLPDKWHGLADVEKRYRQRYLDLIVSPHTRETFRRRALAVSTMRRWLDERGFLEIETPVLQSTPGGADARPFETHHNALDLPLTLRIATELHLKRLVVGGFERVYELGRIFRNEGVSTRHNPEFTSVEIYQAYADYGDMLELTEQLIAHVCQQVCGSTRITYQGTEIDLAPPWRRATMHELVQQATGLDFSAFTRREQAAAAMAERGLEVPALADSVGRLLVEAFEQRVEADLIQPTFVLDYPVENSPLARAHRSKPGLVERFELFIVGRETANAFSELIDPVDQRQRLEAQQARKAAGDDEAQQVDDDFLHALEVGMPPTGGLGIGIDRLVMLLTDSASIRDVIAFPLLRPEAREAAGGG